A genomic region of Carassius carassius chromosome 27, fCarCar2.1, whole genome shotgun sequence contains the following coding sequences:
- the pdia6 gene encoding protein disulfide-isomerase A6: MRAFLGVLVCSLTLLSVHCLYSASDDVVELNPSNFNREVLQSDSLWLVEFYAPWCGHCKSLAPEWKKAATALKGIVKVGAVDADQHNSLGGQYGVRGFPTIKIFGANKHKPEDYQGGRTGQAIVDAALNALRSLVKDRLGGKTGGSDYGKQGGGGAGNKKDVVELTDDNFDRTVLDSDDVWMVEFFAPWCGHCKNLEPEWTAAATEVKEQTKGKVKLGAVDATVHQGLASRYGIRGFPTIKIFRKGEEPEDFQGGRTRSDIVARAMDLYSDNIPPPELQEILNEDVLKKTCEDYQLCIISVLPHILDTGASGRNSYLEVMRMMADKYKKKTWGWLWTEAGAQMDLESSLGIGGFGYPAMAAINARKMKFALLRGSFSETGIHEFLRELSVGRGSTATVGGGALPKINTVEPWDGKDGVLPMEDDIDLSDVDLDDLEKDEL, translated from the exons ATGCGAGCGTTCTTGG gtgtgttggtgtgttctCTGACTCTGCTCTCTGTCCACTGTCTATACTCTGCCAGTGATGATGTGGTTGAGCTCAACCCCTCCAACTTTAACAGGGAAGTCCTACAGAGTGACAGTCTCTGGCTGGTCGAGTTTTATGCCCCTTG gtgTGGTCACTGCAAGAGTTTGGCTCCTGAATGGAAGAAAGCAGCCACCGCTTTAAAG GGCATTGTGAAGGTGGGCGCTGTGGATGCAGACCAGCACAACTCCCTGGGAGGCCAGTATGGAGTCCGCGGCTTCCCAACTATCAAGATCTTCGGAGCCAACAAACACAAACCAGAGGATTACCAAG GTGGACGTACTGGTCAGGCCATTGTAGATGCAGCTCTGAATGCTCTCCGCTCGCTGGTCAAAGACCGACTTGGTGGAAAGACTGGAGGCTCAGACTATGGCAAACAG GGTGGAGGCGGTGCCGGCAATAAGAAGGATGTGGTGGAGCTGACCGATGATAACTTTGACCGTACCGTGCTGGACAGTGATGATGTCTGGATGGTGGAGTTCTTCGCCCCCTGGTGTGGACACTGCAAAAA TCTTGAGCCGGAATGGACGGCAGCTGCCACAGAAGTCAAAGAGCAGACAAAGGGTAAAGTGAAACTGGGTGCTGTGGATGCTACTGTTCACCAAGGCTTGGCAAGCCGCTATGGG ATTCGAGGATTCCCTACCATCAAGATCTTTCGTAAAGGAGAGGAGCCAGAGGACTTTCAGGGGGGACGTACCCGATCTGACATTGTTGCTCGTGCCATGGACCTTTACTCTGACAACATCCCTCCTCCAGAGCTTCAAGAG ATTTTGaatgaagatgttttgaagaaaacCTGcgaggactatcagctgtgtatcatATCTGTGCTGCCTCACATTCTAGACACAG GTGCATCTGGAAGAAACTCTTACCTGGAGGTGATGAGGATGATGGCAGACAAATACAAGAAGAAGACATGGGG ttGGTTGTGGACTGAAGCAGGGGCACAGATGGATCTGGAGTCATCTCTTGGAATTGGTGGATTTGGCTATCCTGCCATGGCAGCTATTAATGCTCGCAAGATGAAGTTCGCTCTGCTCAGAGGCTCATTCAGTGAAACGGGCATCCATGAATTCCTAAG GGAGCTTTCTGTTGGCCGTGGCTCCACTGCTACAGTGGGAGGCGGAGCTTTGCCTAAGATCAACACTGTGGAACCTTGGGATGGGAAAGACGGAGTG TTGCCCATGGAGGATGATATTGACCTGAGCGATGTGGATCTGGATGATCTGGAGAAGGACGAGTTATGA